One window from the genome of Garra rufa chromosome 1, GarRuf1.0, whole genome shotgun sequence encodes:
- the LOC141326953 gene encoding uncharacterized protein yields the protein MKVHTGEKPLTCDQCRKSFSHSSTLKEHMNVHTGEKLYACDQCGKSFTNKAHLASHMKVHTGEKPFTCDQCGKSFSHSSALKEHMNIHTGEKLYTCDQCGKTFLRASVLKKHLRVHTKEKPHSCHLCGKSFSCLHYLKVHQKTHTGVKEYMCFECEKTFTTSRNLKLHQRIHTGEKPYKCTHCDKRFSQSSALKAHERIHTGEKPYACDQCGRSFTKKVHLTSHMNIHTGAKPFSCDQCGKSFSQSSGLKGHMNIHTREKLHTCDQCGKTFLWAISLKTHLRVHTKEKPHSCHLCGKSFSRLEHLKEHQKTHTGVKEYMCFECEKTFTTAGNLKLHQRIHTGEKPYKCSHCDKRFSQPSHLKTHERIHTGEKLYKCSHCGKRFSQSSSLKTHERIHTGEKPYACDQCGKSFTQKVYLTSHMRVHTGEKPFSCDQCGKSFSQSSAFKDHMNIHTREKLYACDQCEKSFLRASNLKKHLRVHSKEKPYSCHLCGKSFSRLEHLKGHQKIHTGVRNYMCFECEKTFTSAGILKRHQRIHTGEKPYHCTECGKSFKHASSLHSHTNNNHSK from the coding sequence atgaaagttcacactggggAGAAACCGCTCACTTGTGATCAGTGCAGGAAGAGTTTCTCACACTCATCAACCCTTAAGGAACACATGAAcgtccacaccggagagaagctgtacgcatgtgatcaatgcgggaagagcTTTACAAATAAAGCACACCTTGCATcacacatgaaagttcacactggggagaaaccgttcacttgtgatcagtgcgggaagagtttctcacactCATCAGCCCTTAAggaacacatgaacatccacactggagagaaactgtacacatgtgatcaatgcgggaaaaCATTTCTGAGAGCTTCAGTCCTGAAGAAacacctgagagttcatacaaaggagaagccacattcatgccatttgtgtggaaagagtttttcatgtttacattatttaaaagtaCATCAGAAAACACATACTGGTGTGAaagagtacatgtgctttgagtgtgaaaagacttttactacTTCTCGAAATCTGAAACTGcaccagaggatccacactggagaaaaaccttacaagtgtacacactgcgacaagagattcagtcagtcatCAGCTCTAAAAGCACATgaaaggatccacactggagagaagccgtatgcatgtgatcaatgcgggagaagttttacaaaaaaagtacACCTTACATCACACATGAATATTCACACTGGAGCGAAACCGTTctcttgtgatcagtgcgggaagagtttctcacaatcaTCAGGGCTTAAGggacacatgaacatccacactagagagaaactgcacacatgtgatcaatgcgggaaaaCATTTTTGTGGGCTATAAGCCTGAAGACacacctgagagttcatacaaaggagaagccacattcatgccatttgtgtggaaagagtttttcacgtCTAGAACATTTGAAAGAACATCAGAAAACACACACTGGTGTAAaagagtacatgtgctttgagtgtgagaagacttttactacagctgGAAATCTGAAACTAcaccagaggatccacactggagagaaaccttacaagtgttcacactgcgacaagagattcagtcagccatcacatctgaaaacacatgagaggatccacactggagagaaactgtacaagtgttcacactgcggcaagagattcagtcagtcatcaagtctgaaaacacatgaaaggatccacactggagaaaaaccgtatgcatgtgatcaatgcgggaagagttttacaCAAAAAGTATACCTTACgtcacacatgagagttcacactggagaaaaaccgtttagttgtgatcagtgcggaaagagtttctCACAATCATCAGCCTTTAAGgatcacatgaacatccacactagagagaaactctacgcatgtgatcaatgcgaGAAAAGTTTTTTGAGAGCTTCAAACCTGAAGAAACATCTGAGAGTTCATTCAAAGGAGAAGCCAtattcatgtcatttgtgtggaaagagtttttcacgtCTAGAACATTTGAAAGGacatcagaaaatacacactggtgtgagaaactacatgtgctttgagtgtgagaagacttttactTCAGCTGGAATTCTGAAACGGCatcagaggatccacactggagagaaaccgtatcactgcactgaatgtgggaagagtttcaaacATGCATCTTCTCTACATAGTCATACAAATAACAATCACAGTAaatag